In a single window of the Methanolobus psychrophilus R15 genome:
- a CDS encoding molybdate ABC transporter, inner membrane subunit, whose product MLEQVWFPLVITLKIAAISTLIVAILGTIISYILARREFMGKWLVDVLVTLPMVLPPTVTGYLLIVLLGKNGILGKVLFDLTGISLLFTWQVAVIAAFVVSLPLMVKTTTAAIEAVDRDFEYAAFTLGRKELETALFITLPLAKKGILAGIVLSFARAVGEFGATLMVAGNIPGRTNTMAISIYSAFQGGNNELANMLVIILVTVSLLSMAITARLVNRWKI is encoded by the coding sequence ATGCTTGAACAGGTATGGTTCCCCCTTGTAATAACACTTAAGATAGCGGCGATATCCACTCTCATAGTGGCAATACTGGGCACCATCATATCTTACATCCTGGCCAGAAGGGAATTCATGGGAAAGTGGCTGGTCGATGTGCTGGTCACACTGCCTATGGTACTCCCTCCCACAGTGACCGGCTACCTTCTCATCGTGCTCCTGGGAAAGAACGGGATCCTTGGGAAGGTCCTTTTCGACCTGACAGGTATTAGTTTACTGTTCACCTGGCAAGTGGCAGTCATAGCCGCATTTGTCGTATCCCTGCCACTTATGGTCAAGACCACCACAGCAGCCATCGAGGCCGTGGACAGGGATTTCGAATATGCAGCATTCACCCTGGGGAGAAAGGAACTTGAGACAGCACTTTTCATAACGCTCCCCCTTGCTAAAAAGGGAATACTTGCAGGTATAGTCCTGAGCTTTGCAAGGGCAGTGGGAGAATTCGGTGCGACTCTGATGGTTGCCGGGAACATCCCCGGAAGAACGAACACAATGGCCATCTCCATTTACAGCGCCTTCCAGGGGGGCAACAATGAGCTTGCCAACATGCTGGTGATCATACTCGTGACCGTGTCCCTGCTCTCCATGGCTATAACTGCAAGACTTGTCAACCGCTGGAAGATATGA
- a CDS encoding metallophosphoesterase — translation MDETKIIHTGDTHLGYRQYHSEVRRQDFLDAFAKVIDDAISMKADAVVHAGDLFDSRNPTLDDILETMKLFSRLKDARIPLLAVVGNHESKQSTQWLDLYESMGLVIRLGTTPYRLGSVAVYGIDHVPKSRIPLFDYSVFNIEDDAQYNLLVMHQMMKPFAFGEWDVQEVLASLPFDVHAVLLGDNHKHEIIKVGETWVTYCGSTERNGASELEPRSYNIVTAGDDGVEISKRVIPTRDFVFIHVKLSKGSQAYEEIFSAIKERDVEDKVVFVNITGDPEIKIKFSEIEEFLFSRKALVPAIRDLRAGDISPDVYMSFSFTDPDEAVKEELGKMNLTQGGIMIDEIIRDPVLVKSRVDTEVEDRLGELLDRMDFTNRVEVPLVVALPEGESVEPSSQVVSHEATHEFISVTAYGKAEAVAVDNCDQSFDQSVKTKEDVSDADEATELNEVPGSIESTEALESTEITQMPEVTEGHAEQKHDADVRQYIFSDDDASSVEKAHEIVDQEKEPEASSDRGHKAASKPRQYNLGDYL, via the coding sequence ATGGATGAAACAAAAATAATCCACACAGGGGATACACACTTAGGTTACCGGCAGTACCACAGCGAAGTACGCAGGCAGGATTTTCTCGATGCTTTTGCAAAGGTGATCGATGATGCCATTTCAATGAAGGCCGATGCTGTTGTACATGCAGGTGATCTTTTCGACTCAAGAAATCCTACCTTGGATGACATTCTGGAGACAATGAAACTATTCTCCCGGTTAAAAGATGCCCGGATTCCTTTACTTGCGGTTGTGGGTAACCATGAGAGCAAGCAAAGCACACAGTGGCTTGACCTTTATGAAAGCATGGGGCTTGTCATACGCCTTGGGACCACACCTTACAGGCTGGGCAGCGTAGCTGTATATGGGATTGACCATGTACCCAAATCCCGGATTCCTCTGTTCGATTATTCTGTTTTTAATATTGAGGATGATGCACAATATAATCTGCTTGTAATGCACCAAATGATGAAGCCCTTTGCTTTTGGGGAGTGGGATGTGCAGGAGGTTCTGGCTTCCCTTCCATTTGATGTGCATGCCGTGCTCCTCGGTGATAATCACAAGCATGAAATAATCAAGGTAGGAGAGACCTGGGTTACCTATTGCGGCAGCACCGAGCGCAACGGTGCATCCGAACTTGAGCCCCGCTCCTATAATATCGTCACTGCAGGCGATGATGGGGTCGAGATAAGCAAGAGGGTAATACCTACCAGGGATTTTGTATTCATACATGTCAAGCTCAGCAAAGGCTCACAGGCTTACGAGGAAATATTCTCTGCTATCAAAGAACGTGATGTCGAGGACAAGGTAGTATTTGTGAATATCACGGGAGATCCTGAGATCAAGATCAAGTTCAGTGAGATAGAGGAATTCCTGTTTTCCCGCAAGGCCCTTGTCCCCGCTATAAGGGACCTGAGGGCCGGTGACATTTCCCCGGATGTATATATGTCGTTTTCTTTTACAGATCCCGATGAGGCGGTCAAAGAGGAACTGGGGAAGATGAATCTTACACAGGGTGGCATCATGATCGACGAGATAATCAGGGACCCTGTGCTCGTAAAGAGCAGGGTTGACACTGAAGTAGAGGACAGGCTTGGTGAATTGCTCGACAGGATGGATTTCACGAACAGGGTGGAGGTTCCCTTAGTTGTGGCATTGCCTGAGGGCGAGTCTGTCGAACCTTCCTCGCAGGTGGTCTCCCATGAAGCTACTCATGAATTTATATCAGTCACTGCATATGGTAAGGCTGAGGCTGTTGCAGTAGATAACTGTGACCAGAGCTTTGACCAGAGTGTTAAGACAAAAGAAGATGTTTCCGATGCAGATGAGGCAACTGAATTAAACGAAGTGCCCGGATCAATTGAATCAACCGAAGCACTCGAGTCAACTGAAATAACTCAAATGCCCGAAGTAACTGAAGGTCATGCTGAACAGAAGCACGATGCAGATGTCCGGCAGTATATATTCTCTGACGATGATGCCTCTTCTGTAGAGAAGGCTCATGAGATCGTTGATCAGGAAAAGGAACCGGAAGCATCTTCTGATAGGGGACATAAAGCTGCTTCCAAACCACGGCAGTACAACCTTGGTGACTACTTATGA
- a CDS encoding chromosome segregation and condensation protein ScpA produces MNELIGDMDIGLTVEAIPSVESPLHGFIDPQFMETLRALGVDISRIEFSEDVLSEPVEILLNLAKDGDINPWDIDIVSVTDIFLDRIEHMQMMDLRISGRTLLYASILLRMKSTGIVQEDEEDAGFDSFEDDLDFYDVEEYPMPKLPIRRQATRPVTLHELILELQKAEKVETRRKDRNVRRRLEERSAVTTDEVLGIAHEEDILGRVKSLGEKLRQDLQQQDFIKFSDLLGEDRSENIMTYVSLLFLATEKKIWLAQKELFGELYVYPFDGAVKAV; encoded by the coding sequence ATGAACGAGCTCATCGGGGATATGGATATTGGATTGACTGTGGAGGCCATCCCTTCGGTAGAGTCTCCGTTGCATGGATTTATAGACCCTCAATTCATGGAAACTCTCAGGGCACTGGGTGTTGATATTTCCCGGATAGAGTTTTCAGAGGATGTACTCAGTGAGCCGGTTGAGATACTGCTGAATCTTGCAAAGGACGGGGACATCAATCCATGGGACATTGATATCGTAAGTGTTACTGATATCTTCCTTGATCGTATAGAGCATATGCAGATGATGGACCTGCGCATATCAGGCAGGACTCTGCTGTATGCTTCCATCCTCCTGAGAATGAAATCCACGGGAATCGTCCAGGAAGATGAAGAAGATGCTGGTTTTGATTCATTTGAAGATGACCTGGACTTCTATGATGTGGAAGAGTATCCTATGCCAAAGCTCCCCATCCGCCGCCAGGCCACGCGACCTGTCACTTTGCATGAACTTATACTTGAGCTGCAGAAGGCAGAAAAAGTGGAGACGCGCAGGAAGGACCGCAACGTCCGCCGCAGGCTGGAGGAAAGGTCTGCTGTCACTACTGATGAAGTTCTTGGCATTGCTCATGAAGAAGATATCCTGGGGCGTGTAAAAAGCCTTGGGGAGAAGCTCAGGCAAGATCTTCAGCAGCAGGACTTCATAAAGTTCTCAGACCTTCTGGGTGAGGACAGGTCCGAGAATATAATGACATATGTGTCCCTGCTTTTCCTGGCAACTGAAAAGAAAATATGGCTGGCCCAGAAAGAGCTTTTTGGCGAGCTTTATGTGTATCCGTTTGATGGTGCCGTTAAGGCGGTCTGA
- a CDS encoding peptidyl-prolyl cis-trans isomerase — translation MKKAIIETEKGNIVLELFEKDAPKTVENFEKLINKGFYDGLSFHRVLPNFVIQGGCPKGDGTGGPGYSIKCETKGNPRKHGKGALSMAHAGKDTGGSQFFITHSPQPHLDGIHTVFGQVIEGMDVVNKIKPKDVMKKVTVVEE, via the coding sequence ATGAAGAAAGCGATCATTGAAACCGAGAAAGGCAACATTGTACTGGAATTGTTCGAGAAGGATGCGCCAAAGACCGTAGAGAACTTTGAGAAACTGATAAACAAAGGATTCTATGACGGGCTCAGTTTCCACAGGGTTCTGCCCAACTTCGTGATTCAGGGTGGATGCCCCAAGGGCGATGGTACCGGTGGACCGGGTTACAGCATCAAGTGTGAAACAAAAGGTAATCCGCGCAAGCACGGCAAGGGTGCGCTCTCAATGGCACACGCCGGCAAGGATACAGGCGGCAGCCAGTTCTTCATCACTCACTCCCCACAACCACACCTTGACGGCATACACACCGTCTTCGGCCAGGTCATCGAAGGCATGGATGTCGTGAACAAGATTAAGCCAAAAGACGTGATGAAGAAAGTCACTGTTGTTGAAGAATAA
- a CDS encoding SMC domain-containing protein has translation MRIKRLQIENIRSYKQLDISFQDGVTVVSGVNGSGKSSLLEACFTCLFGSKTLDKDFVISDIIRKGATKASIMLDFEQNGHDYSIEQFFRNDPEKGRASNTGAILRRDSEILFDQPTRTYDAIRSLLNMDEEAYRNCVYIRQGEIDVLINSRPKDRQKMIDDLLQLGKLEEYRERASSARVGVGRHQKDTERRIKEVDAAARDIEESKPVEKLAELRTRSGNLEREISSLNDKKDRALSLKDETSKKIAEFRELAGKKVSVQSQIKELDEKKTRAYIQIGSMEKSIASSRVGQEELRKRIRDVCSEFGFDDSDIEKTISRIDTSERSLRDRISNISKNKAVIEKEQTTFADSLAENQKHVHELGKSVSQGKGKLTGIQSDIETSRAKIAQLEEKKVSVISNLEPLGLTREKLENIEEIFDLVTDQQKSMHGKEKELFAKFTEIQERIKKSAQLLSEGKCPTCMQDLKGSCIEEATASDSQKTKELQTELAALKKKQEALDSKLGRVREARVHRNEIEATGREIESSEENIRSLEKLALEYQSLLLEHDKKKEELSSRRSLIEESVKGLQDKVRLLKQELEVAEKEHSECLKLLEAARKVRTDLVEADRMKTDIAQMEDKITNFREMIVIFDGQVAEKNESLREISSKVGDFDITKLESLLRDYEEAFGVIRSEIFRLQAEREEITKQAGMLESELKRFESLRIVLDQLNNKVDYLNAIYVDAQELEAMYMRIRSQLRSNNIGALDAFINEIFTFMYTNNAYSHVRLDADYNLTVFEKDGTSLEPRLLSGGERALFNLVLRCAIYRLLSLGVAGKQAGLPPLIMDEPTVFLDKGHVNQLIKLIDMMRDIGVGQILVVSHDESLIDSADHVFAVEKDPVTNSSAIIAK, from the coding sequence ATGAGGATAAAAAGACTGCAGATAGAGAACATAAGAAGCTATAAGCAACTGGACATCTCTTTCCAGGATGGTGTGACCGTAGTCTCAGGAGTCAACGGGAGCGGAAAATCCAGCTTGCTTGAAGCGTGCTTTACATGTCTTTTCGGCAGCAAAACGCTCGATAAGGATTTTGTCATTTCAGATATCATCCGAAAAGGTGCTACAAAAGCTTCTATAATGCTGGATTTCGAGCAGAATGGTCATGATTACTCAATAGAGCAATTCTTCAGGAATGATCCTGAAAAGGGACGTGCTTCCAATACGGGTGCTATCCTCAGAAGGGATTCTGAGATCCTCTTTGACCAGCCTACACGTACATATGATGCTATCCGTTCATTGCTTAACATGGATGAAGAAGCCTACAGGAACTGCGTCTACATCAGGCAGGGTGAGATCGATGTGCTGATAAACTCCAGGCCAAAGGACAGGCAGAAGATGATAGACGATCTCCTGCAGCTTGGGAAACTGGAAGAGTACCGGGAGAGGGCATCAAGTGCACGCGTAGGTGTTGGCCGCCACCAGAAGGATACGGAACGCCGCATCAAAGAAGTGGATGCAGCCGCCAGGGATATAGAAGAATCAAAGCCTGTTGAAAAACTTGCAGAACTGCGCACACGCTCCGGGAATCTTGAAAGGGAGATCTCCTCTCTCAATGATAAGAAGGACCGTGCGCTGTCATTGAAAGACGAGACCTCAAAAAAGATTGCCGAATTCAGGGAATTGGCAGGCAAAAAGGTTTCTGTCCAGTCCCAGATAAAGGAACTCGATGAAAAGAAGACCCGCGCGTATATCCAGATAGGGTCCATGGAGAAGAGTATCGCTTCCTCAAGAGTCGGGCAGGAGGAGCTACGAAAGAGGATCAGGGACGTTTGTTCTGAATTCGGCTTTGATGATTCGGACATAGAAAAGACAATATCAAGAATAGACACCAGTGAGCGCTCATTGAGAGACAGGATAAGCAATATAAGCAAAAACAAGGCGGTAATTGAAAAAGAACAAACGACCTTTGCTGACTCGCTGGCAGAAAACCAAAAACATGTCCATGAGCTGGGAAAGTCTGTTTCCCAGGGCAAGGGAAAGCTTACAGGTATACAGTCAGATATTGAAACATCGCGCGCCAAAATAGCACAGCTTGAGGAAAAGAAGGTTTCTGTTATCTCAAACCTTGAGCCTCTTGGACTGACACGGGAAAAGCTGGAGAACATCGAGGAGATCTTCGATCTTGTGACCGATCAGCAAAAAAGTATGCATGGCAAGGAAAAAGAGCTTTTTGCAAAGTTTACAGAAATACAGGAGCGAATAAAAAAGTCTGCTCAGCTCCTCAGCGAAGGAAAGTGCCCGACGTGCATGCAGGATCTTAAAGGTTCATGCATTGAGGAGGCTACAGCTTCGGACTCCCAGAAAACGAAGGAGCTCCAGACAGAACTAGCTGCATTGAAGAAAAAACAGGAGGCTCTGGATTCCAAACTGGGGCGTGTCAGGGAGGCCAGGGTTCACAGAAATGAAATTGAGGCCACAGGCAGGGAAATAGAGTCCTCTGAAGAGAACATACGTAGTCTTGAAAAGCTGGCTCTGGAATACCAATCTCTGCTTCTTGAGCATGATAAGAAGAAAGAGGAGCTCTCTTCCCGGCGGTCCCTTATAGAGGAGTCTGTAAAGGGATTACAGGACAAAGTCCGGCTATTGAAGCAGGAACTGGAAGTAGCTGAGAAAGAGCATTCTGAGTGCCTGAAACTCCTTGAGGCCGCTCGGAAGGTTCGCACGGACCTCGTTGAAGCAGACAGGATGAAAACCGATATTGCGCAGATGGAGGACAAGATCACAAATTTCAGGGAAATGATCGTTATTTTCGATGGTCAGGTCGCTGAAAAGAATGAGTCCCTTCGTGAGATAAGCAGCAAGGTGGGAGACTTTGATATAACTAAGCTGGAATCACTGCTCAGGGACTACGAAGAAGCCTTTGGTGTCATAAGATCGGAGATCTTCAGGCTGCAAGCGGAGCGGGAAGAGATCACAAAGCAGGCGGGAATGCTTGAAAGTGAGCTGAAGCGCTTCGAAAGCCTGAGAATTGTTCTTGACCAGCTCAATAACAAGGTGGATTATCTCAATGCTATCTATGTGGATGCGCAAGAGCTCGAGGCGATGTATATGCGCATCCGATCTCAGTTGCGCTCCAACAATATCGGGGCCCTGGACGCTTTCATTAATGAGATATTCACTTTCATGTATACTAATAATGCTTACTCCCATGTAAGGCTTGATGCGGACTACAACCTTACTGTGTTCGAGAAGGACGGAACTTCCCTTGAGCCCAGGCTGCTGAGCGGTGGGGAGCGGGCTTTGTTCAACCTTGTACTAAGGTGCGCTATATATCGCCTGCTTTCGCTTGGCGTAGCCGGAAAGCAGGCCGGACTTCCTCCTCTGATCATGGACGAGCCTACAGTTTTCCTGGATAAAGGACATGTTAACCAGTTGATCAAGCTGATAGACATGATGCGCGACATCGGTGTGGGTCAGATCCTTGTAGTATCGCATGATGAGTCACTGATAGATTCTGCAGACCATGTATTTGCTGTGGAGAAAGACCCCGTGACTAATAGTTCGGCGATCATTGCAAAATGA
- a CDS encoding molybdenum ABC transporter, solute-binding protein, translating into MALNKKHIMAIAVILMIVLFASGCTDKETEQPQVTLTVSAAASLTEAFTDMEAEFETENPDIDVVFNFAASGTLRSQIESGAPIDVFASAAQDQMDMLAFRNFIYNDTREDFVENSLVLIVPKSNEFGITSMEALQRPEVKNIAIGNLETVPAGKYAKESMTNAGIWDSVSGKMLMGENVKQVLVYVERGEVDAGFVFGTDASPAKPGSIEVITSVPVSTPITYPIAVVSSTSHLEESQLFVDFVTGEKGKSILEQYGFSIPNNG; encoded by the coding sequence ATGGCATTAAACAAAAAACATATTATGGCAATAGCAGTCATATTGATGATCGTGCTTTTTGCAAGCGGATGCACAGATAAAGAGACAGAACAACCACAGGTCACGCTGACAGTATCCGCCGCTGCAAGCCTCACGGAGGCTTTCACTGATATGGAGGCGGAATTTGAAACAGAGAATCCTGATATTGATGTCGTGTTCAATTTTGCGGCATCAGGTACGCTCCGGTCACAGATAGAGAGTGGAGCACCCATAGATGTGTTTGCCTCAGCCGCTCAGGACCAGATGGACATGCTCGCCTTCAGAAATTTCATCTATAACGATACAAGAGAGGATTTTGTGGAAAACTCGTTAGTGCTGATCGTTCCAAAGAGCAATGAATTCGGGATTACCAGCATGGAAGCCCTGCAAAGACCAGAAGTAAAGAATATAGCTATCGGAAATCTAGAGACAGTACCCGCCGGCAAATATGCAAAGGAATCAATGACCAATGCAGGAATATGGGACAGCGTTTCAGGCAAGATGCTTATGGGTGAGAACGTTAAGCAGGTACTTGTCTATGTGGAACGGGGAGAGGTTGATGCCGGATTTGTATTCGGAACTGATGCGTCACCTGCAAAACCTGGCTCAATTGAAGTCATTACCTCTGTACCTGTAAGCACTCCCATCACCTACCCCATAGCTGTAGTCTCATCCACCAGTCACCTTGAAGAATCCCAGCTCTTTGTTGATTTCGTCACAGGAGAAAAAGGTAAATCCATACTGGAACAATATGGATTCAGTATTCCTAATAACGGATAA
- a CDS encoding condensin subunit Smc, with translation MHIKEIEFINFKSFGKKVKIPFYEGFTTISGPNGSGKSNIIDGILFVLGLSSSRTMRAEKLTDLIYNGESAKRPDFAQVTIKFDNSDHKMPVASDEVSITRKIRETDSGYYSYFYFNGKAVSLTDIHTHLAKAGVTPEGYNVVMQGDVTRIINMTPVERRKIIDEIAGVAEFDSKKERALNELEIVRERVERVDIIIGEVGQQLEKLKEERDQALKYQSLKAEKMKFEGFVLLAKLKDAKTELGLVTADIEAKEDVLEKLATSLAERQSRVEELERALEELTSSIQKTGEDEQIRIKKDIEGIRGEMSRCRDSIELADNEVEDIESRRRKTFVEIDEIKGKLEVLDSRVSEESERKEGILAEMSDRRTQRMILQSKIADVDARFAQTRDEISALRSQLETAKNEKNELMRNEDRLLDSLRRKSAEVRDIESEIEDAQSKSQSSESDTLSVKYDIEKLNEKIDSLTKDIDDLERNRSQIQSVIKDLEAELRNYEKDYARIEVRVRGAEDHSNYSKAVEMVMNEKKHHGLPGIYGTIAELGSVDHKYSTALEIAAGGKMQSVVVENDEDAARAIDYLKQRQGGRATFLPLNKMEPRRPYKDLSDRQGVVGYAIDLIDFDSRFESAFWYVFRDTLIVDTMTNARPPRGGLRMVSGLRMVTLEGDMVEKSGAMVGGSKQQRSGLSFAASEKDKLVKLAEKITEFDSRRSTSIKKLDQIEGHIAQVNREIHEYDKEISKKEMHLEEISGRGERLTQLIESKNAELADIEESRRLLRDEMESVVSRKEERSLFVESLERDISVLDEKLAGSQIPELNRQAEQLDEELRRLDNRVRDIESDINALKLDRDYSNSKMEENRELIRTMEEKKSSHKQRVKELKVQIEGLEQSLLEKKQREEELAEQLKEMQQQRASLHEEHVAARKQFDATRSKHEEAQRHKMALDATKVALEEQVCELIEELQRRGIDDSAEVPNYETVRTRIASIEKAMERLEPVNMRAIDEYTEVELRINELITRRDTLSREREQILERIQQYEELKKETFMATFHGINEPFREIFNELSDGIGELVLDNFDEPFSGGLTLKAQPREKTLQRLEAMSGGEKSLTALAFIFAIQQYRPAPFYAFDEIDMFLDGSNAGKVAQRVKTAVRNAQFIVVSLRKPMIEAAERTIGVAMQENNITSITGVKLR, from the coding sequence GTGCATATTAAGGAAATTGAGTTTATAAACTTCAAGTCCTTCGGTAAAAAGGTCAAGATCCCTTTCTACGAAGGTTTTACCACCATATCCGGGCCCAATGGTAGTGGCAAGTCCAACATAATAGATGGTATCCTTTTTGTGCTGGGCCTCTCAAGCTCAAGGACAATGAGGGCTGAGAAGCTCACAGACCTTATCTATAACGGCGAGAGCGCAAAGAGACCGGACTTCGCCCAGGTCACTATCAAGTTCGATAACTCGGACCACAAGATGCCGGTCGCAAGTGATGAAGTATCCATTACGCGCAAAATACGCGAGACAGATAGTGGTTACTACAGCTATTTCTATTTCAACGGCAAGGCAGTTAGCCTTACTGACATACATACTCACCTGGCAAAGGCGGGAGTCACCCCGGAAGGCTACAATGTCGTGATGCAGGGTGACGTTACCCGTATTATCAACATGACTCCTGTTGAAAGACGCAAGATCATTGACGAAATCGCAGGCGTGGCAGAATTCGACAGCAAGAAAGAGAGGGCTTTGAATGAACTTGAGATCGTGCGCGAAAGGGTTGAGCGTGTCGACATCATCATAGGGGAAGTTGGCCAGCAGCTTGAGAAGCTCAAAGAGGAACGTGACCAGGCTCTTAAGTACCAGTCCCTAAAGGCAGAGAAGATGAAGTTCGAGGGCTTTGTGCTGCTTGCCAAGCTCAAGGATGCAAAGACGGAACTGGGTTTAGTGACTGCTGATATTGAAGCGAAGGAAGATGTGCTTGAGAAGCTGGCAACCTCGCTTGCAGAAAGACAAAGCAGGGTGGAAGAGCTTGAAAGGGCTTTAGAGGAGCTGACATCCTCCATACAGAAGACCGGAGAGGATGAGCAGATCCGGATCAAGAAGGATATTGAAGGGATAAGGGGTGAAATGTCCCGATGCAGGGACAGCATCGAGCTTGCAGATAACGAGGTTGAGGATATCGAGTCCCGGCGAAGGAAGACATTTGTCGAGATCGATGAGATCAAAGGCAAGCTTGAGGTGCTTGATTCCAGGGTATCCGAAGAGTCCGAGCGCAAGGAAGGCATCCTGGCAGAGATGTCGGACCGCCGGACACAGCGGATGATACTGCAGAGCAAGATCGCGGATGTGGATGCCAGGTTCGCGCAGACCAGGGATGAGATCTCCGCGCTCAGGTCCCAGCTGGAAACAGCAAAGAATGAAAAAAACGAGTTGATGCGCAATGAGGACCGCCTGTTGGACTCTCTCAGAAGGAAATCCGCTGAAGTGCGAGATATCGAAAGCGAGATAGAGGATGCGCAGTCAAAATCCCAATCCTCTGAAAGTGACACGCTTTCAGTAAAATATGACATTGAGAAGCTGAATGAGAAGATAGACTCTCTCACCAAGGATATTGATGACCTTGAACGTAACCGCTCCCAGATACAGAGCGTCATAAAAGATCTTGAGGCTGAGCTGCGTAACTATGAGAAGGATTACGCCCGAATTGAGGTGCGTGTCAGGGGTGCCGAGGATCACAGCAATTATTCCAAGGCTGTCGAGATGGTGATGAACGAAAAGAAGCACCATGGACTTCCTGGGATATATGGCACAATTGCAGAGCTTGGGAGTGTGGACCATAAATATTCCACAGCTCTTGAGATAGCTGCAGGCGGAAAGATGCAGTCCGTGGTTGTAGAGAATGACGAAGATGCGGCAAGAGCCATTGATTATCTTAAGCAGAGGCAGGGTGGCAGGGCAACATTCTTGCCATTGAACAAAATGGAGCCGCGCAGACCTTATAAGGACCTGTCTGACCGGCAGGGGGTTGTCGGGTATGCTATAGATCTCATTGATTTTGATTCCAGGTTCGAGTCCGCTTTCTGGTACGTTTTCAGGGATACTCTTATAGTTGACACCATGACCAACGCCCGCCCCCCTAGGGGCGGCCTGAGGATGGTGAGCGGCCTGAGGATGGTGACCCTTGAGGGTGATATGGTCGAGAAGAGCGGTGCTATGGTGGGAGGTTCGAAGCAGCAGCGTTCGGGTCTTTCATTTGCAGCCTCCGAAAAGGATAAACTTGTCAAGCTCGCCGAAAAGATAACCGAGTTCGACTCAAGGCGTAGCACTTCTATCAAGAAGCTCGACCAGATAGAGGGTCATATAGCCCAGGTCAACCGCGAGATCCATGAGTATGACAAGGAAATATCAAAGAAGGAGATGCACCTTGAGGAGATTTCCGGTAGGGGTGAGCGACTTACCCAGCTTATCGAGTCAAAGAATGCCGAGCTTGCAGACATTGAAGAGTCCCGCAGGCTACTCCGGGATGAGATGGAAAGCGTTGTTTCCCGCAAGGAAGAGAGAAGCTTGTTTGTGGAATCCCTTGAAAGGGATATCTCCGTGCTTGATGAAAAACTTGCAGGCTCCCAGATCCCTGAACTCAACCGGCAGGCTGAACAGCTGGATGAAGAACTCAGGCGCCTTGATAACAGGGTGCGTGATATTGAATCTGATATAAATGCCCTGAAACTTGACCGGGATTACTCCAACTCAAAGATGGAGGAGAACAGGGAGCTTATCAGGACCATGGAGGAGAAGAAATCCTCCCATAAACAGCGTGTCAAAGAGCTTAAAGTACAGATAGAAGGACTTGAGCAGTCCCTCTTGGAGAAAAAACAGCGTGAAGAAGAACTTGCAGAGCAGCTGAAAGAAATGCAGCAGCAGCGCGCTTCTCTTCACGAAGAGCATGTTGCTGCCAGGAAGCAGTTCGATGCAACAAGGTCAAAGCATGAAGAGGCCCAGCGGCACAAGATGGCGCTTGATGCCACAAAAGTGGCCCTGGAAGAGCAGGTATGCGAGCTGATAGAAGAGCTCCAGAGACGTGGCATAGATGACAGTGCTGAAGTCCCCAATTATGAGACCGTGCGCACAAGGATAGCTTCGATCGAAAAGGCTATGGAAAGACTTGAACCTGTCAACATGCGTGCCATCGACGAGTATACTGAAGTAGAACTGAGAATAAATGAACTTATCACAAGGCGGGACACTCTTTCAAGGGAAAGGGAGCAGATACTTGAAAGGATCCAGCAGTACGAGGAGCTTAAAAAAGAAACTTTCATGGCCACTTTCCATGGAATAAACGAGCCTTTCAGGGAGATATTCAACGAACTTTCCGATGGGATTGGCGAATTGGTCCTTGATAATTTCGATGAGCCGTTTTCGGGTGGGCTCACCCTTAAGGCACAACCAAGAGAGAAGACCCTGCAGCGCCTGGAAGCGATGTCGGGAGGGGAGAAGAGCCTTACAGCCCTGGCATTCATATTTGCTATCCAGCAGTATCGGCCTGCTCCTTTTTATGCATTTGACGAGATCGATATGTTCCTTGACGGTTCCAATGCAGGAAAAGTTGCCCAGCGTGTGAAAACAGCTGTAAGGAATGCTCAGTTCATCGTGGTCTCCCTGAGAAAACCCATGATAGAGGCTGCTGAAAGAACCATCGGGGTAGCTATGCAGGAAAACAATATTACAAGCATTACAGGTGTGAAGTTACGATGA